The nucleotide sequence CATGCATGGCGAGGCGTTCACATACATGCGCCAGACCTTGGATTACCCCGAGCCGCAAATCGCGATCGCCCGCGCCGGCTCCCTCCCCGAAGAAGTGGGCGGGGGACCATTGCCCGGGGACGTGGAGGTGCCGGGAGCCGCGTTTCAACTCGGGGCCACGCCCGACCTCCCCTTTGTGTTCGACAATGAGAAATGGGCGCATCCCGTGGAGGTTTCCCCGTTCAAAATCGCCCGCGCGCCGGTCACGAACGCGGAGTTCGCGGAGTTCGTGGAAAGCGGCGGATATTTTCGGCGCGAATGGTGGGGCCGCCAGGGCTGGGTCTGGCGGGCCAAGGCCGGGGCGCAGCATCCCATCCATTGGAGGCGCGAGGGGACGGGATGGCTGCGGCGGCATTTCGACCGGATGGTGCCCCTCGAGGAACATGCCCCCGCCGTCCACGTGAACTGGTACGAGGCGGAGGCGTATTGCAATTGGGCGGGCAGGCGGCTTCCGACGGAGGCGGAATGGGAGATGGCCGCCAGCGCGGTGCCCGCAAGGGATGGGATTGAAAAAGGCAAGCGAAGGTATCCGTGGGGAGACGCGCTCCCTTCCCCCGGCCACGCCAATCTGGACTCGCGCCGCCTGGGGTGCGCCGATGTCGGCGCCTTTCCTTTGGGAGACAGCGCCTTCGGATGCCGCCAGATGGTGGGGAACGTCTGGGAGTGGACCGCTTCCCCCTTCTATCCGTTCCCCGGCTATCT is from Candidatus Tectomicrobia bacterium and encodes:
- the egtB gene encoding ergothioneine biosynthesis protein EgtB, coding for MRQLLDKHFSLPASELLRQVRDARGRTLELAADLDDAQFTVPLLEIVNPFLWELGHTAFFYDVFLLRVLDRAEPIMEGGDDFYNSFTVDHDDRWSLPLPSRDETLGYMRRTLELTLGRLNSHEPSAEETYLYLNAVHHEDMHGEAFTYMRQTLDYPEPQIAIARAGSLPEEVGGGPLPGDVEVPGAAFQLGATPDLPFVFDNEKWAHPVEVSPFKIARAPVTNAEFAEFVESGGYFRREWWGRQGWVWRAKAGAQHPIHWRREGTGWLRRHFDRMVPLEEHAPAVHVNWYEAEAYCNWAGRRLPTEAEWEMAASAVPARDGIEKGKRRYPWGDALPSPGHANLDSRRLGCADVGAFPLGDSAFGCRQMVGNVWEWTASPFYPFPGYLVDFPYREYSAPWFGYRKVLKGGAWATRYRLANNQYRNFFQPYRNDIFAGFRTCAR